One window of the Piliocolobus tephrosceles isolate RC106 chromosome 17, ASM277652v3, whole genome shotgun sequence genome contains the following:
- the LDHD gene encoding probable D-lactate dehydrogenase, mitochondrial gives MARLLRAATWGLFPWRGYCSQKAKGELCRDFVEALKAVVGGSHVSTATVVREQHGHDESVHRCEPPDAVVWPQNVEQVSRLAALCYRQGVPIIPFGTGTGLEGGVCAVQGGVCVNLTHMDRILELNLEDFSVVVEPGVTRKALNVHLRDSGLWFPVDPGADASLCGMAATGASGTNAVRYGTMRDNVLNLEVVLPDGRLLHTAGQGRHFRKSAAGYNLTGLFVGSEGTLGLITATTLRLHPAPEAIVAATCAFPSVQAAVDSTVHILQAAVPVARIEFLDEVMMDACNRYSKLNCSVAPTLFLEFHGSQQALEEQLQCTQEIVQQNGASDFSWAKAAEERSQLWTARHNAWYAAVAMRPGCKGYSTDVCVPISRLPEILVQTKEDLNASGLTGSIVGHVGDGNFHCILLVNPDDAEELHRVKAFAEQLGRRALALHGTCTGEHGIGLGKRQLLREEVGAVGVETMRQLKAVLDPQGLMNPGKVL, from the exons ATGGCCCGACTGCTCCGGGCTGCAACCTGGGGGCTGTTCCCCTGGAGGGGCTACTGCTCCCAGAAGGCAAAG GGCGAGCTCTGCAGGGACTTCGTAGAGGCTCTGAAGGCCGTGGTGGGCGGCTCCCACGTGTCCACTGCCACGGTGGTCCGAGAGCAGCACGGCCACGATGAGTCAGTGCACAG GTGCGAACCTCCCGATGCTGTGGTGTGGCCCCAGAACGTGGAGCAGGTCAGCCGGCTGGCAGCCCTGTGCTACCGCCAAGGTGTGCCCATTATCCCATTCGGCACCGGCACCGGGCTTGAGGGTGGCGTCTGCGCTGTGCAG GGCGGCGTCTGCGTTAACCTGACGCATATGGACCGAATCCTGGAGCTGAACCTGGAGGACTTCTCTGTGGTGGTGGAGCCGGGCGTCACCCGCAAAGCTCTCAACGTCCACCTGCGGGATAGCGGCCTCTGGTTTCCCGTTG ACCCAGGTGCGGACGCCTCTCTCTGTGGCATGGCGGCCACCGGGGCATCGGGCACCAACGCGGTTCGCTACGGCACCATGCGGGACAACGTGCTCAACCTGGAGGTGGTGCTGCCCGACGGGCGGCTGCTGCACACGGCGGGCCAAGGCCGGCATTTCCG GAAGAGTGCAGCCGGCTACAACCTCACTGGGCTGTTCGTGGGCTCTGAGGGGACGCTGGGCCTCATCACAGCCACCACCCTGCGCCTGCACCCTGCCCCTGAGGCCATAGTGGCCGCCACGTGTGCGTTCCCCAGTGTCCAGGCTGCTGTGGACAGCACTGTACATAtcctccaggctgcagtgcccgTAGCCCGCATTG AGTTCCTGGATGAAGTCATGATGGATGCCTGCAACAGGTACAGCAAGCTGAATTGCTCAGTGGCACCCACACTCTTCCTGGAGTTCCATGGCTCCCAGCAGGCACTGGAGGAGCAGCTGCAATGCACAC AGGAGATAGTCCAGCAGAACGGAGCCTCCGACTTCTCCTGGGCCAAGGCGGCCGAAGAGCGTAGCCAGCTTTGGACAGCACGGCACAATGCCTGGTACGCAGCCGTGGCCATGCGGCCAGGCTGCAAG GGATACTCCACGGACGTGTGTGTGCCCATCTCCCGGCTGCCGGAGATCCTGGTGCAGACCAAGGAGGATCTGAACGCCTCAGGACTCACAG GAAGCATTGTTGGGCATGTGGGTGACGGCAACTTCCACTGCATCCTGCTGGTCAACCCTGATGATGCTGAGGAACTGCACAGGGTCAAGGCTTTTGCAGAACAGCTGGGCAG GCGGGCACTGGCCCTCCACGGAACGTGCACGGGGGAGCATGGCATCGGACTGGGCAAGCGGCAGCTGCTGCGGGAGGAGGTGGGCGCCGTGGGCGTGGAGACCATGCGGCAGCTCAAGGCTGTGCTAGACCCTCAAGGCCTCATGAACCCGGGCAAAGTGCTGTGA